A region from the Diadema setosum chromosome 13, eeDiaSeto1, whole genome shotgun sequence genome encodes:
- the LOC140236546 gene encoding uncharacterized protein, whose amino-acid sequence MDFLLHTGGSLDFQTLTLNIKGEETKCRSHFGRPFVARIVVSQTTVIPAGHEAIVPGRVSTEISEVTGPVLIEPIEGGGELEVKGLILARALVNSESETFPIRVLNPFDREQKVQEGVTTATISVVDVESMNADSSHVKAAEIPEHLEDLFSRCKENVDPKYHKDVEKCLIDFKDVFSTSSDDIGQTDIIKHIIVVIQPATRKK is encoded by the coding sequence ATGGATTTCCTTTTACACACCGGCGGAAGTTTGGATTTCCAGACGTTGACACTGAATATCAAGGGAGAGGAGACCAAATGTAGGAGTCACTTTGGGAGACCATTTGTTGCAAGAATAGTTGTGAGCCAGACAACTGTGATACCAGCAGGTCATGAGGCCATTGTTCCGGGGAGAGTGAGTACGGAAATCTCAGAAGTGACGGGTCCTGTACTCATTGAGCCAATCGAAGGAGGTGGTGAATTGGAAGTGAAGGGTCTAATCCTTGCAAGGGCTTTGGTAAACAGTGAATCTGAGACCTTCCCGATCAGGGTGTTAAACCCTTTTGACAGGGAACAGAAGGTACAAGAGGGTGTAACGACGGCAACTATATCCGTTGTTGATGTTGAATCTATGAATGCAGATTCAAGTCATGTGAAGGCAGCAGAGATCCCTGAACATTTGGAAGACCTATTCAGCAGATGCAAGGAAAATGTTGACCCAAAGTACCACAAGGATGTCGAGAAATGCCTCATCGatttcaaagatgtgttttcaacCTCCAGTGATGACATTGGACAAACAGATATTATCAAGCACATTATCGTCGTCATCCAGCCTGCAACCAGGAAGAAATAG